The proteins below are encoded in one region of Pelagibacterium flavum:
- a CDS encoding lipid II:glycine glycyltransferase FemX yields the protein MSLTSHSPALTTHAPTAAGAVRKDRALLDCRLVEGAVWDKLVSTFDGVCQEQLHAYASLRWPGVALEPVLFSDDNEPVGGALVMLQRLPLGVATVALVKWGPFLANAEGRDRDALMGRMIDTLVAEYARKRSMMVSIMPHAEAGETNRMAVMLGSRGFKSGVGVKFPMRYVVDVSLDDEARLAAFGQKWRYNLRKAMKAGLEFTVGAPGDIGRFMTLYQAMSERKLFPDYSGIDTLEGLMAMPDGTARPELFFVSQGEKTIAGAAIFTAGTTACYLYGATDDAALDLRAGYLLHWHIIRWLRDNTRARLYDLGGTDGFAGLHQFKSGMVGDAGHISPLPPTMNFASHLPAYVAGTAAYKAREILTRSRDAALATRLELQKRFRRGARTQG from the coding sequence ACTGCCGGTTGGTGGAGGGGGCGGTCTGGGACAAGCTCGTCTCGACATTCGACGGAGTCTGCCAGGAGCAGCTCCATGCCTATGCGAGCCTTCGTTGGCCTGGGGTGGCGCTCGAGCCGGTTCTGTTTTCCGATGACAACGAGCCTGTAGGCGGCGCGCTGGTGATGTTGCAGCGCTTGCCACTGGGCGTGGCGACCGTGGCACTCGTCAAATGGGGACCGTTTCTTGCCAATGCCGAGGGGCGCGATCGCGACGCCCTCATGGGCCGGATGATCGATACGCTGGTGGCTGAATACGCCCGGAAGCGCTCCATGATGGTTTCGATCATGCCCCATGCGGAGGCCGGCGAAACCAATCGCATGGCCGTAATGCTCGGCTCGCGCGGGTTCAAGTCCGGGGTTGGTGTGAAATTTCCCATGCGTTACGTGGTCGATGTCTCGCTCGACGATGAGGCGCGGCTGGCCGCGTTCGGTCAGAAATGGCGCTACAATCTGCGCAAGGCGATGAAGGCCGGGCTGGAGTTTACCGTTGGCGCTCCAGGCGACATCGGCCGGTTCATGACGCTTTATCAGGCGATGAGCGAGCGTAAGTTGTTCCCCGATTATTCTGGCATCGATACGCTCGAAGGTCTCATGGCCATGCCCGATGGAACGGCGCGGCCGGAGCTGTTTTTCGTCTCGCAGGGCGAAAAAACCATCGCCGGGGCGGCGATCTTCACGGCCGGCACAACGGCTTGCTATCTTTATGGCGCGACCGACGATGCGGCGCTCGATTTGCGGGCCGGCTATCTGCTGCACTGGCACATCATCAGATGGCTGCGCGACAATACCAGGGCCAGGCTCTACGATCTGGGCGGCACTGATGGCTTTGCCGGGCTGCACCAGTTCAAGAGCGGCATGGTGGGCGATGCGGGCCATATCAGCCCCTTGCCGCCAACCATGAATTTTGCCTCGCATTTGCCGGCCTATGTGGCAGGAACCGCTGCCTACAAGGCGCGCGAGATCCTGACACGCAGCCGCGATGCGGCGCTGGCGACGCGGCTCGAACTGCAAAAGCGCTTCAGGCGCGGCGCGCGAACCCAGGGGTAA